From a single Cotesia glomerata isolate CgM1 linkage group LG6, MPM_Cglom_v2.3, whole genome shotgun sequence genomic region:
- the LOC123267453 gene encoding negative elongation factor B, which translates to MTTRNNGRAAGDGLENLGVPGQVFLRDSLTSCTDPLSAIEQFQIDNGILLASLRPMLPLLDLHGVRRLDFHASVLEELREKLVKRINEIGTEREKSGSSGDKRLKDLLSKSFPAIRVPALRPVVMSILRNTPHIDDKYLRVLVREKELYNSAETEVKRQIWKDNQSLFGDEVSPLFSKYIIEKEQVLFDHGNLNSLFFSPSPKVRRQGEVVQKLAHMIGTSVKLYDMVLQFLRTLFLRTKNIHYCTLRAELLMALHDLEVQEIISVDPCHKFTWCLDACIREKNVDIKRSRELQGFLDSIKRGQEQVLGDLSMTLCDPYAVNFLASSAIKIALHLINGESLPRDNAVLVLLLRMLALGLSAWQMIDSQDFKEPKLDSQVVTKFLPALMSLMVDDQIRQLNCKLPPDERESAIAIIEHSGPPPDACQAYAQLSGVAAVLSMYYTLHVGGATGGFGAASSGGAGGIGGVGTGAGKSRSDSRGLMRVLSILPNCQGHRAFEDPFLHTLVSLLILNMADEFSNESFCTVIFDEFFLAGLGRDNVTRHLLKLLWYIYPKLPTARLHSLMKGLQPTNQHNEAVHTLFEALREKIGSRTMEEATLGQDTMGMDCSASPLGVSVPT; encoded by the exons atgacgaCGAGAAATAATGGACGAGCTGCTGGAGACGGTTTGGAAAATCTAGGCGTACCTGGGCAAGTTTTCCTGAGAGATTCACTAACGAGCTGTACAGATCCGCTCAGTGCTATTGAGCAATTCCAGATTGATAATGGAATTCTATTGGCATCTTTGAGACCTATGTTGCCGCTGCTGGACCTTCATGGAGTTCGAAGGCTGGACTTTCACGCATCGGTCCTCGAGGAGCTGAGAGAAAAGCTGGTGAAGCGGATAAATGAAATCGGAACCGAGCGAGAGAAGAGTGGAAGTTCGGGAGACAAAAGACTTAAGGATTTACTTTCGAAGAGTTTTCCAGCCATTCGAGTTCCAGCTCTGAGGCCTGTGGTGATGAGTATTCTCAGAAATACGCCGCATATTGACGATAAGTATCTACGGGTATTAGTGAGAGAAAAAGAGTTGTACAATAGTGCTGAGACTGAAGTAAAAAGACAGATTTGGAAGGATAATCAGAGTCTCTTTGGTGATGAAGTATCACCCTTGTtcagtaaatatattattgaaaaagagCAAGTGCTCTTTGATCACGGAAATTTAAATTCGTTGTTTTTTTCACCTTCGCCTAAAGTAAGGAGGCAGGGTGAAGTCGTCCAGAAGTTAGCACACATGATTGGTACAAGTGTGAAACTTTATGACATGGTTCTGCAGTTTTTGAGGACATTATTTTtgagaacaaaaaatattcattattgtaCACTGCGTGCTGAGCTACTGATGGCTCTTCATGATTTAGAAGTCCAAGAAATTATTTCTGTTGATCCTTGTCATAAATTTACTTGGTGCCTAGATGCATGTATCAGGGAAAAAAACGTTGACATCAAACGCTCTCGTGAACTTCAAGGCTTTTTGGACAGTATAAag aGAGGTCAGGAACAAGTTCTTGGTGATCTGAGCATGACTTTATGTGACCCTTACGCAGTAAACTTTCTTGCGAGTAGCGCAATCAAAATAGCTCTTCACTTAATAAACGGAGAATCTCTACCACGAGACAACGCAGTATTGGTTCTGCTTCTCAGAATGTTGGCACTTGGACTATCTGCTTGGCAAATGATCGACTCTCAAGACTTCAAAGAACCCAAACTAGACAGCCAAGTAGTCACGAAATTTTTACCCGCTCTGATGTCGCTGATGGTTGACGATCAAATTCGACAATTGAACTGTAAACTACCACCAGATGAACGAGAGAGTGCGATAGCGATTATAGAACACTCGGGACCGCCCCCAGATGCGTGTCAAGCTTACGCTCAACTATCTGGAGTGGCTGCCGTTCTGTCTATGTACTATACACTTCACGTCGGAGGAGCGACCGGAGGATTTGGAGCAGCCTCTTCTGGCGGAGCTGGAGGTATCGGTGGAGTCGGTACCGGCGCTGGTAAATCCAGGAGCGATTCTCGAGGGCTCATGAGAGTTCTGTCGATTCTTCCAAACTGCCAAGGACACCGTGCCTTTGAAGATCCTTTCCTTCATACACTTGTTTCTTTGCTAATTCTGAATATGGCTGATGAGTTTTCCAACGAGTCGTTTTGTACCgtaatttttgatgaatttttccTCGCTGGATTAGGGAGGGACAATGTTACGAGGCATTTACTTAAATTACTTTGGTATATTTATCCAAAACTTCCTACTGCCAGGTTGCATTCTTTGATGAAAGGTCTCCAACCCACTAATcag CACAATGAAGCTGTACATACTTTGTTTGAAGCTCTCAGAGAAAAAATTGGTAGTCGAACAATGGAAGAAGCTACATTGGGACAAGATACCATGGGAATGGATTGTTCAGCATCACCTCTAGGAGTATCAGTGCCTACATAA